The sequence below is a genomic window from Mycobacterium spongiae.
ACGCGCGCCCGACGGGCGTCGATCGAGCATCAGCTGCGCACGGCGGTCGCGGCGAAAGTGGTAGCAGAACTGTCGTATTCGGCACCCGCCAGGTCGCCGAAGAATCTGATCTCGTCGAAAGGCACGCTCTGAAGCTCCTTGAGCACATCGTCGCGGGTCAGGCAGTGAGTCCAGTTCCAGTACTGCCTGGTCAGCCCCGCATCTGTGCGAATCGTGTAGCGTTCCAATGCCAACCGAAGCTCTGGATAGGTCCAGGTCTCGCAGGTTCCGATATACGGCCGATCGGACCAGAAACCACCCATCAAGTTCCGTTCCGTCACCGACCCATCGCGAAAAGCGTCGAATCGCCGGGCCGCGGTGACGTCAAAGAGCACCGCCCCTCCCTGGTTCAGGGCCTTTCTCACCCTCACCATGAGGCCGGTCCGCTGCGACGGGCTCAGTGCGCAGTAGTCTTCATAGATCAAGCAGGCTAAGTCGTAGCCACCGCCGAGTTCGTCCACCAAGTAATTGCCTTCGCGGAATTCCGCCGGCAGTGCGTCGCGCTGAGCGGTCAGCCGAGCATGGCGAACTGACCGGGCCGAGACATCGATCCCAACTACCTGCGTTCCCCTACTGGCCAATTGGTTGGCATACAAACCAGGGCCACACCCCAGATCCAGCACACGTGAGGCTCGACCAAGACCGAATTCAGCAGCGATCCAGCTCGTTGATGCTTCGATGAATCGATGAGGACGCGAGGCCGCAGTTTCATCTGCGGCCAAGTGAAGTGCCAGCATCTGCGACGAGATGTGTGGGTCATTCCACAACTTGGGAGTGGTGTAGGCACTAAACGGTGCCGGACGACCATGACCGGTTCCCGCATTCGCTGCCGGCTCCATGCCTACGACGCCGCCGGCTGCAGCGCCCTGCGGGGAGCGTAGTGAGCCGCATCGGACTCGTGTGGTGGGGCGGCGCGCAACAGCCTCGGTGGGCCGAGTATCCCGGCGTTGCTCATGGTCGGTCCTCGCGTTGTCGAAGGTAGTCGCCGGTACTCGGCGGTACTGGAAGGTATGCGAGCGGGTGCTCACGGTCATCGCGGGACGTGACCGTGGAGTGACTCGCTCCCGGCAAACGTAACTTGTGTCGCGCATTGGCTAGCGTGGGCAGGTGCTGTCGACCGTCGCGGTGGAGAATTACCGGTCGCTGCGTCAGCTGGTCGTTCCGTTGCGCCAGCTCAACGTCATCACGGGCCACAACGGCAGTGGAAAATCCAATCTCTATCGGGCGCTGCGGCTGCTGACGGACTCGGCCCGCAACGGTGCGGTCGCCGCGTTGGCTCGCGAGGGCGGGTTGAGCTCAACGATGTGGGCGGGTCCGGCTGTGATCGGCAAGGGTGTGCGCCGCGGGCGTCATCAGGTACAGGGGACCGTGCGCACCGACCCGGTCAGCCTGAGACTGGGTTTTGCCGGGGCCGATTTCGGATATGCGATGGACCTCGGGTTACCCAGTGCGACCAACACCGCGTTCGGGCTTGATCCGGAGGTCAAGGTGGAGGCGCTGTGGGGTGGACCCGTATGGCGCACCGCGACAGCGATAGCGCAGCGGGAGGGGCCCACCGCGCGGGTCCGCGACCACGATGGAAAGTGGCATGTGATGACTGATGTGCTGCGGCCCTTCGATTCCATGCTGAGTGAACTCGCAGACCCGGTGCGCGCACCGGAACTGATCCACATGCGCGAGGGTATGCGGAACTGGCGCTTCTACGATCAGTTGCGCACCGACAGCGGTGCGCCAGCCCGGCAAACCCGGATCGGCACGCGCACAACGGTACTCGGCCACGATGGTGCAGACTTAGCCGCGGCATTGCAAACGATTCGCGAAATCGGCGATGATGCCGCGCTCGATGATGCCGTGAATCGCGCTTTTGAGGGCAGCCACGTCGAAATCCGCAGCGACAATGGTCGGTTCGAACTGTTGTTGCGCCAGCCCGGCATGCTGCGGCCCTTGGGCGCTGGCGAGCTTTCTGACGGCACGCTGCGGTATCTGCTCTGGACCGCGGCCCTATTGACGCCCCGCCCACCACAATTGCTGGTGCTCAACGAGCCCGAGACCAGCTTGCATCCGGAGTTGTTGCCCGCCTTGGCGGCGCTGATTGCCACTGGTGCCCAACACAGCCAGGTCATCGCGGTGACCCATTCCGAACCGCTTGTCGCAGCTCTGCAAGCGACCGCCGACGTGCACACGGTACTCCTGACCAAAGACCTCGGTGAGACCCGGATTGCGGGCCAGCGCCAGCTGGACCAGCCGCCGTGGCACTGGCCGCCACGCTAGCTGCTTAGCTAGCGCCCAAATGCGCACTGTCGTCGTCTAATTCGTCGCGCCGCAAGCCCATCGGAGTGGCAGTGGGGACGTCTCCACCGGCGACCACCGCGCGCGTGATCGGCGTGATCGCCTGGAACAGCGTTTCCACCTCGTCGTCGTTGAGGGCGTCGAGCGCCGACAGGGCAAGGGCGTCGGTTCGCGATTCGATGTGCTCTTTGAGATCCCGGCCGGCATCGGTCAGCGACCCGTCCTCGGTGAGCAGTCCTCGCTTGGTCAGCTGGTGTTCGTGGTGACGCCACGTCGCGTCGTCGTAATCGCGCCTGCTAGCGATCAACTCGCGCGGGGCGCGGCCTGCCGCGACGTGGAACACGTTGGATTCCCTCCCCGAGACACCTGCGGCGGCCAGCACCGCGACGTGCGCGTCGCCGCGCTGCTCGCGCAGCAGCGTCGCCGCATGCCACAGCGCAGCCAGCGGATCGGCCGGCCAGGGCAGGGCCAGGTTGGCAGCGAAGAGTGGTCGACCATCAAGGGGTGCGTGGCGCGCCGCCTTGCCCGCCAATGCCGCCGCGACCTTGACATTGTCATCCGCGGTGAGGCCGTAGCGGCGCAGCGCCACAACGGCGGCGGCTTGTCGTGCGCGCAACGCGGCCTCGGGCCCCTCGATCTGCCACGCCGCTGGGAGCGCCTTCGCGACTTGGCCGGGGGAGAAGTTGTAGAAGATCGCGGTCACCACCTCGGGTGGCACCATTCCAAGCGGTGCCGACCGAGCGGCGAAGTAGCCCATCCAGAAACCCCGGTAGCCCAACTCGCTCAGTGCTGCTCGCGCCTCGGGCGCGAAGTAGGTGATGGCATGCACCGGCTCGAATCGATAGAAGAAGCGTCGCGCTAACTCCGGTTCTCTGCGCACGTTCGCAGTTAACCATTGACTGCTACCGTTCCAAGTGTCGGGGCCTAGTGCCGGTTAGCTCTCTCGTGTGCGCACTGAAGGGGCAGTCAGGTCGGTTGGCAGCGTATCGCCGAGAACGGCCTGCGCGAGCAATTCACCGAGTAGGGGCCCAAACTTCATGAGGTTGCTGCCGACGAAGGCGACCACACGGCCGCGACGTGCCACCGACCAGCCGTCGCCGCCGGAGTCGAGCCACGGGGCGCGGATCGTGACGCAGTCCACCTGGCCCACGGGAGACAGCGACGGGAACAGCGCCCGCACGACGGCGGGTTCCGCCTGCTGCTGCCCGAAGGCCCAGCGGCCGGTGGTGCCGAGCGGCAGCCCGTAACCCTCGGGCGCGGACAGGCACGCCGCGTTGGTGGCGTCTGCGCCCTCGTAGGTAAAGCGAGTATGCGGGGCGAAGTCGAGGCCGAGCGGGCCGAACAGCGCCGGCGTCTCGATACCGGCGCAGATCAGGGCGCCGTCGCCGCGTATCACGGTACCGTCCTCGAGGGTGGCCGAGCCGTCGTCGGCAACCGACACGACCGAACCGCGCCGGATGTCCACCCGCCGCGCCAGGGCACCCAGCGCGCGCCGGATGCGCAGGCTGCCGCCGAGCGGATCGAACACCGCAGACTCCCACGGGGCGGCAAGAAATGGGATCCGCGCCGCGATCTCGGAATGATCGAGCCAGGAGAAGTCGGCGCCAGCGGCCGTCATTGCCGCAGCGGTGTCCGCGGGGGCGCCGGCGGCGATAAAGCCCTCGGTGCCAAGCAGTCGCCCGGCATTCAACTCGGTCTCCCAGCGTTGCCAGCCTGCTCGGGCTCGCAGAGCCAGGCTGCATAGTGCCGCCCGCCGGTGCGCGATGCGAAAGATCCGGGCCAATCCGGCGGACTGCTCGGCGAACGGCTCACCGCGCTCGATGACCACCGCGCGCTGCCCGCGTCGCGACAGCTCATAGGCGGCCGCGAGGCCGCACACCCCCGCGCCGACAATGACGATCACTTCGGCCCACTCTCGCCCCGCGACATCCGGAGACCTACCGGATAGACAACCCCGTCAGTGCCCGTGAAATGACCAGGCGTTGGATCTCACTGGTGCCCTCGAAAATAGTGAAGATCTTCGCGTCTCGGTGCATCCTTTCCACCGGGTAATCGCGGGTGTACCCGTTGCCGCCGAGGATCTGGATGGCTTCGTCGGTGACATAGACCGCGGCTTCGCTCGCCACCAGCTTGGCCATCGAACCCTCTGCGGAGTCGAAGCTCTGGTTGTTGCTCGCCATCCAGCCGGACCGCCATACCAACAGACGAGCCGCATCGATACGGCACTTCATGTCTGCCAACTTGAACGCCACCGCCTGGAATTCACCGATCTTGCGGCCGAACTGCTCGCGTTGGCAGGCGTAGTCGAGTGCATACTCGTAGGCGGCTCGGGCCACGCCGACGGCCATGGCACCGACGATGGGCCGGGTGCGCTCAAAAGTCTTCATCGCCGCCTGCCCACCCGCCGACGCACCGGACTTGGCCCGAGCGATGCGCGCCTCGAACTTGTCCCGTCCGCCGAGAATCATGTCCTCGGACAGACGGACGTCGTCGAGCACCACCTCGGCGGTATGGGACGCGCGGATCCCGTGCTTTTTGAACTTTTGCCCTTGCGCCAGGCCTTTGGCGCCCGGCGGGATCACGAAACTGGCCTGGCCGCGGGAGCCAAGTTCGGGATAGACCGATGCGACCACGATGTGCACGTCGGCGATACCGCCGTTAGTCGCCCACGTTTTGGTGCCGTTGAGAACCCATTCGCTGGTCGCCTCGTCGTAGCGCGCCCGGGTACGGATGGCGCCGACGTCAGAACCCGCATCGGGCTCGGAGGAGCAGAACGCACCGAGCTTGGGGTCATCGGCCGTACCGAACATCTCCGGTAGCCAGCGGACTAGCTGCTCGGGAGTTCCATTGCCTGCCAACGCTGCCGCGGCCAGCCCGCTACCCATGAGGGACAGCGCGATACCGGCGTCGCCCCAAAACAGCTCCTCGAACGAGGTGAGCATGCCCAGCCCGGTTGGCTCGGCCGCCTGCTGCCCGAAGAAGTCAGGGGAGTACAGGCCAACCTTCGCGGCCTCCCTGATGACGGGCCACGGAGTTTCCTCCCGCTCGTCCCATTCGGCCGCGGCGGGGCGGATGACTTCGGCAGCGAACTTGTGTACCCAATTGCGTACCTCGATCACGTCGTCGCTCAGTTGCAGTGAGAAAGTCATAGCTGTACTCCTGAAATAGGTTTGGTGTTCGGGGCTCAGGGCTCTTGAGTGGTCGTGTATTGCGCGAGGACGCTCACCGTTTGGTTGACCCACGCTTCAAAGTAGCGATCGTCATCGATGTTGCCGGGCGACCGGCCCGTCAGCGCCTGCAGCGTGGCGGCGTAGGACAGGGACCCGATTGCTACGGCCGCCGCCGCTTCGGGATCGGGGATGCGAGTGCGTCCGGAGCGGTTGGCGGCCGCGAGCTCGTCGGCGAACCGCTGATAGCCGTTGTCGGTGATGACCTGCCAGGTCTTCTCGTCGAGATCGCCGAGCTCGTCTGGCTCGCGCAGCATGACCTTGAGCAAGTCCTCGCTCTGTTTCAGGTTGCTCCAGATCAGCTGGCCCGCCGTGCGCACTGCCTGTTCGACAGTGCCGAGCTCAACGGCGTCGTAGTGCTCCCGTGCGGCGACGATGCTGTCGAGCCGGTGAGCGACCGCGGTCTCCAACAGCTCGCGCTTGGAAGCGAAATGCTTGTACAGTGCGCCGGAGCCCGGTGCCAAGCCCGA
It includes:
- a CDS encoding NAD(P)/FAD-dependent oxidoreductase; translated protein: MIVIVGAGVCGLAAAYELSRRGQRAVVIERGEPFAEQSAGLARIFRIAHRRAALCSLALRARAGWQRWETELNAGRLLGTEGFIAAGAPADTAAAMTAAGADFSWLDHSEIAARIPFLAAPWESAVFDPLGGSLRIRRALGALARRVDIRRGSVVSVADDGSATLEDGTVIRGDGALICAGIETPALFGPLGLDFAPHTRFTYEGADATNAACLSAPEGYGLPLGTTGRWAFGQQQAEPAVVRALFPSLSPVGQVDCVTIRAPWLDSGGDGWSVARRGRVVAFVGSNLMKFGPLLGELLAQAVLGDTLPTDLTAPSVRTRES
- a CDS encoding class I SAM-dependent methyltransferase gives rise to the protein MTVSTRSHTFQYRRVPATTFDNARTDHEQRRDTRPTEAVARRPTTRVRCGSLRSPQGAAAGGVVGMEPAANAGTGHGRPAPFSAYTTPKLWNDPHISSQMLALHLAADETAASRPHRFIEASTSWIAAEFGLGRASRVLDLGCGPGLYANQLASRGTQVVGIDVSARSVRHARLTAQRDALPAEFREGNYLVDELGGGYDLACLIYEDYCALSPSQRTGLMVRVRKALNQGGAVLFDVTAARRFDAFRDGSVTERNLMGGFWSDRPYIGTCETWTYPELRLALERYTIRTDAGLTRQYWNWTHCLTRDDVLKELQSVPFDEIRFFGDLAGAEYDSSATTFAATAVRS
- a CDS encoding SCO6745 family protein, which gives rise to MRREPELARRFFYRFEPVHAITYFAPEARAALSELGYRGFWMGYFAARSAPLGMVPPEVVTAIFYNFSPGQVAKALPAAWQIEGPEAALRARQAAAVVALRRYGLTADDNVKVAAALAGKAARHAPLDGRPLFAANLALPWPADPLAALWHAATLLREQRGDAHVAVLAAAGVSGRESNVFHVAAGRAPRELIASRRDYDDATWRHHEHQLTKRGLLTEDGSLTDAGRDLKEHIESRTDALALSALDALNDDEVETLFQAITPITRAVVAGGDVPTATPMGLRRDELDDDSAHLGAS
- a CDS encoding TetR/AcrR family transcriptional regulator — translated: MLATGRERLLATALGLFAAKGYAATSVADIQRASGLAPGSGALYKHFASKRELLETAVAHRLDSIVAAREHYDAVELGTVEQAVRTAGQLIWSNLKQSEDLLKVMLREPDELGDLDEKTWQVITDNGYQRFADELAAANRSGRTRIPDPEAAAAVAIGSLSYAATLQALTGRSPGNIDDDRYFEAWVNQTVSVLAQYTTTQEP
- a CDS encoding acyl-CoA dehydrogenase family protein — its product is MTFSLQLSDDVIEVRNWVHKFAAEVIRPAAAEWDEREETPWPVIREAAKVGLYSPDFFGQQAAEPTGLGMLTSFEELFWGDAGIALSLMGSGLAAAALAGNGTPEQLVRWLPEMFGTADDPKLGAFCSSEPDAGSDVGAIRTRARYDEATSEWVLNGTKTWATNGGIADVHIVVASVYPELGSRGQASFVIPPGAKGLAQGQKFKKHGIRASHTAEVVLDDVRLSEDMILGGRDKFEARIARAKSGASAGGQAAMKTFERTRPIVGAMAVGVARAAYEYALDYACQREQFGRKIGEFQAVAFKLADMKCRIDAARLLVWRSGWMASNNQSFDSAEGSMAKLVASEAAVYVTDEAIQILGGNGYTRDYPVERMHRDAKIFTIFEGTSEIQRLVISRALTGLSIR
- a CDS encoding AAA family ATPase: MLSTVAVENYRSLRQLVVPLRQLNVITGHNGSGKSNLYRALRLLTDSARNGAVAALAREGGLSSTMWAGPAVIGKGVRRGRHQVQGTVRTDPVSLRLGFAGADFGYAMDLGLPSATNTAFGLDPEVKVEALWGGPVWRTATAIAQREGPTARVRDHDGKWHVMTDVLRPFDSMLSELADPVRAPELIHMREGMRNWRFYDQLRTDSGAPARQTRIGTRTTVLGHDGADLAAALQTIREIGDDAALDDAVNRAFEGSHVEIRSDNGRFELLLRQPGMLRPLGAGELSDGTLRYLLWTAALLTPRPPQLLVLNEPETSLHPELLPALAALIATGAQHSQVIAVTHSEPLVAALQATADVHTVLLTKDLGETRIAGQRQLDQPPWHWPPR